In Candidatus Electrothrix scaldis, the genomic window GACCAGCAGAGGTACGGATGCGCATCTGCTGAAAATCAGTCACTCTGCTTCGTTCGTCCTGCGTATAACGCACCTTTACCCGGATATCGTCCTCGCCCCGCTGCACCCGAAAGGCCTCTCTTCCGTAGAAACCAGCATTGACCTGTCTGGCCAAATCCTCTACAGTCAGCCCCAATGCCCTGGCTTCCGGCTTCAGGGTCAGACGAAATTCATTCTTCCCCGGAGAATTATCAGAACGTATCTGAATCACGCCACTATACCTGCGTAATTTATCCTGGAGCTGTTCAGAGGCAGCAATGATATCCTCCATCCTGTTTCCCTGTATCCAAAACTCCAGCTCAGCACCACCAGGCCCGTGCGACTCACCTTCAAAGGTCAAGGACTTTGCTCCGGGCAGAGAACCTATTTCCTCCTCCCAGGCAATCAGGAGATCGTTGGAATGCACACCCCGCTCTTCTGCCGGGAGCATGATGAACTGAACCGAGCCCAGATGTGAGCCCTTTTGCCCCCGTTGCTGTGAACTCAGACTTTGGCCAATCAGGACCATCCGCTGCTCAACAAGCGGCTTTCCACTCACCGTTTTGGTCCGTCCAGACACCTGTAGAAAGGCCTGTTCAATCTTTTGTAAGGCCTGATGAGTAACATCCACAGGCGTTCCTTCGGGAAAAGAGAGGTTAGCTGTTGCCACAAAGCTATCTGTTTTTGGAAAAACCTGAAACTTCACCAATCCTCCCTTCACAAGCCCCACAGCCAGCAAGAGCGTAGCAATAGAAATGGCGAAAAATATATATCGCCAGGTCAATGCCCAAGAGAGAAAGGGAAGGTAAATTCGCTGAATGAATAAATCAAGTGCTGCCTGCACCGTCCTCTGAAGCAAGTGCAGAGGATTCCATTTTTGGACAGGGCGATTCAGATCAGGAAGATGACTCAGGTGTGCGGGCAAAAGAAAGAGACTCTCCCAGAGAGAAACCAGCAAACTAGCAATAACAACTGTTGGCAGGATCTCGATAAACTTCCCCATAACTCCACCGACAAAGGCCAGCGGGATAAAGGCCACGACTGTGGTCGTTATTGCAGCAAGCACCGGCATAGCTACCTCGGCCACGCCTTCAACCGCAGCTCGTAGAGGCCCCTGTCCTTTTCTCCGGTGAACGTAGATAGCCTCGCCCACCACGATGGCGTCATCTACCACAATACCGAGCACCATGATAACTCCGAACAGGGAAATCATGTTCATGGTCTCGCCCATGTACCAGAGGATAAACATGGCCCCGGACAGAGAGATAGGAATCCCCATGCCGCTCCAGAAGGCCAGACGCAGGTCAAGAAACAGCCAGAGCAGACAGAACACCAGGATTAACCCCACCATCCCGTTCCTTGTCAGCAGGTTGATGCGGGCCCGCAGGGCAGTGGTATTGTCATAGAATTTCTCCAGATGTACGCCCGCTGGCAGTTGAGCCTGCTTCTCATCCACATACTGCTGCACAGTATCTGCAATGTGAATAGAATCTTCTTCCTCGGTTTTAAAGACCATAACAAAGGCTGCTGGCTCACCGTTGACCTCCGAAATAATCGGGTCTTCGGTAAAGCCATCGCGGATGGTTGCCAGCTGCCCCAACCTGAGCAGCCGCCCAGAATCATTTGCCAGCACCACGATCTCGGCAAGCTCCTCTCCGGTGTACTTCCGCCCCACGGTACGGAGCCGAATCTCCTCTTCTTCCGTGCGCAGGGTTCCACCATGCAGATTAATGCTGGATCGACGTACCGCCTCGGAGACCTGACTAAAGGTCAGGCCATAGCGACGGAGCTGCTCTTCAGAGACCTCTATGGAAATCTCGTAATCCCTGGTTCCGAAGGTATCCACCTGAGAAATGCCATCCAGGGAGCGGATCTCATCCTTCAGACGTTCTGCTTCTGCCTTGAGCTGTTTCTCCGACATCTCACCGGATAAGGCCAGCAGCACCACAGGATTGCGCATGGTGACCTCGGTGACCACCGGTTTTTCTGCATCAAGCGGAAAGGTGGAGATGGCATCGACATTAGACTTCACATCATCAAGGACTTCACTCATGTCACTCCCTTCCAGCACATCGACCAAGGCTGTGCCGATATTTTCAGCCGAAGTGGTGGTAATCTGCTTGATGCCCTCAATGCCCTCCAGGGCCTCCTCAATTTTGAGGACAATACCCTCCTCCACCTCTTCTGGATCAGCACCAGGATAGGCGACCTGGATGAGGATTTTATCAACGGAAAACTCGGGAAAATTCTCTCTCCGCATAGACGAGAGGGCCATAGCTCCGCCCACCATGATCATGAGCAGGACAATATTGGCAAAGACCGTGTTATTTGCAAAGGCGGCAAGAAGCTTTTTCATTCTTCTCCTGCCTCCTTTTGAACTGACTGAAGGACAGGTTGAACCGACTCGGGAGGCTCAAGGATATTGACCAAACTGTTTTCCAGAGGATTTTCCAAACGGGTAACGATAACCTGCTCGCCTTCTTCCAGACCATCTGTCACATAGGTCGTGCCCTGCTCTGTTCGCGCTACCTCCACCTTGCGAGTGTGCAGACGGCCATCCTCAACAACATAGACAGTCTGTTCAAAGCTCACTGCGGCCCTTGGGAGGGCAAAGGCCCTTTCCAAAGCATGGCCTTCAATATCCACCCGGCAAAACATCCCCTGCACCAGAGGGAAGGCAGAGCCTTTTTCCGGCTGCAAACGAATCGCCACTGTCAGGCTTCTGGTCTGAGCATCAAAACGGACCACTCGATCAAGAAGACCGTGAGCACACACGCTTTCCCGTTCCGTCCAGATAACTGTACAATCTGTTTTCTCTGGGAGTCCAAACCAGGATTGACCATCATTCTTGGCCTGAAAACGGAGCCATTGCACCGCATCACGGCTATCCAAAGGCACCTGTACTTCAAGATCACTGTCATCGGTAAGGGTGAGGAGATTTTTACCCACAGTCACGTACTCGCCTTGGTCCACAAAGAGTTCCGTGATACGACCAGTAAAGGGGGCACGAATCACACAGCGGGAAAGCTGAAGCTTTGCCTGATCTATAGTTTTTTTGATCTGGATGATCTGATTATTTATGGCGTTGACGGCCTGCTCACCCTTTTCCACAGTAGACTGGGTCCCTACCTTTTTCTTGGAGTAGAGATTACTGACCCGCGCATATTCCTTCCGGGCAAGCTCAAGGTCGCGAACCAGACTCTTCAGACGGGCCTGGGCACTTTCCAGGTCCAAACGAAAATCCTGTTCATTAATCTTATACAGGATCTCATCTTTCTGGATAATCGCTCCGACCTGGAGATCCTTATGGGCAAAGAGAACACGCCCACCGACTTCAGCAGGCAAGGTTACCTCGGTGCGCGAGACCACCTCCCCATAGCCGGAAACGACAATCGGAACCGTTTTCGCCTGGACCTGAACCACCCGAACCGGTAGTGCGGGCTCCTTTCTCTCCACCTTTTGCGGTGCTTTCTTCATTCCCTTGAGCTTCTTCATACCGATGAACCCACCGGCAAGAATCAGCAGACAGAGAACAATCCGCACGAAAAATAAAGCTATTTTTTTCATTTTCATATGCCTTTTTTCTCTCCAAAGGAGTCTCTAACATCACTGGGTAGCTGTCTTTTTGCGCTGGCTCCACCATACCTAAAATATGCATAAACAACAACGGACGGAAAGGATTTCTCCAGCCGACGCGCTTCTTTCTCCAACAATATTCACACAGATCCCTATTGACAATCAGGTTTCGGCACTGTTACCTTCCTTTAATGATCAGTGATATTAAACCCTTCCCTTACAAAACACCTTAAAGAGAGAAGACAAGATGCCACCACTACAATACGTTAGCCGCCTTAACAGGACATTCTATCTTCACGAAGGCGTAACAAAAACCGGGAAACCTCGTTATTACCTCTCACTGAAAAACGAAGGAAAGCTCCTTGACATGATGCCGGAAGGCTTCGAGATCTATGAGAACCCCGATGGACAGGTTTACTGTCGGAAGGTACCTAAAAAGATCATTACCGACGAGGAAGTCGCTATCGTGGAGCAAGGCATGAAGCGCTTCTCAAAGGTCGAGTATTATACAATCGATGTACGACAAAAAACAATCTCTGTATTCATATCGAATCAGGATACAGACCGCCTTCTGGAGATTATCAGCCCCGGAAGAGAGCAAGAAGAAGCCCGAAGTATCCTGATGCAAGCCATCAGCTATTCACCGTATATGGAGTTTGTCTTGACCGATGACAAGGAACGTCTGTTTACAGTTCGAAGGTATTGTTTCCTGGGATCAGTGGATGATTGGATCGATATCGGGGAGCCGGGCGGGCTTGATGAGCTGGTGGAAGAGTATGTTCGACATTTAGGTGAAGACTCATACTACGATTTGTATTAGCATGCTCTGGCATTGATCGGAACAGAAAGCTTGTTCGGGGAAATGGTGGTGAGCTTATAGTATTCCCAAGGGGGGGGCATGCAACGCTCTGTTGACAATCAGGTTTCATCGCTGTTACTGTGCAAATGAATAATATGTTTATGCTTGATAATTATGTTTTCAGGAAAGAGTATGATTACAGATATGGAACGAAGGAACACTAAGGACAGATTAAATCAAGAAACATTACCCGATTACTGGCGAGGCTACTTCCGTTATCGAGATAATGCTAATGAATTGTATCAATTAGCTCAAGAAAGTTTAGAGAGAGAAGTTGAAAACGCGAGAGGGCGAGATCGGCCTTTTATTGACTCTCAGCAGTCAATTGGACGTATTCTAAATGAATTTAGTAGCCAACATCAATTCCATCGTCAATTCAGGGAGCAATTGCCTGATTTACACTCAAACCTAATCCTTGGCATGCATCTTTATGATATCATGATCAATGACGAGGATACTTGGATATACACAGAGACACAGCATCGTGGACATCTCTTTCCGCATGCAACTTACTTTATACCGAAAAATTAGAAGATAACCCTTCATTGGTATCGAATCAAAAAACCGGTCGATATAGTTCGACCATTATCCCTCTCCCCCAAAAAAAACATTATCACAATCTCCCATCCCCTCATCTCCCCCGCTACCATACAGGTAAGCCCCAAGGACTTACCCAGGTAAGTCTCTCAGTACCATACAGGTAAGTCCCCAAGACATACCCAGGTAAGTCTGCCAGTACCATATAGGTAAGTCCCGGAGACATACCCGTATGACACCGGCTGCTCACCCCTGTTCCGCTCTCCCGCCCGCCGCGATCCGTACTCTTCAGCAGCAATATGCAATAATTGCCGCTATTTTCTTGACAAAGACCATTCCACTCCGTATGGTGATCAATCAGACAAATTATCAAGGAGCATCAATATCTTAAAGCCCAAAGGAGGACAGTATGGCACCTATTCAGTATCGGATTGAGCCCAATCCCATGACCACACCCGGATCCTACAAACTCCGCTTCATTCCTCAAGGGATCAACGGCTACGACGAAGTTGCCCAGGCAGTTGCCTTGAAGAACCCCAACTGGCCCGCAGACATGGTCAAGGCTATACTCAAGGCCGGTAATGAGGAAATTCAGGACATGAACACCAACGGATTCCAGGTCACCTACGAAGACGCCTTCACCATTCGTCCTACCTTCCATGCCCGTCTGGACAGCCCGGACGACCCGCTACCGCCGATGGATGAACTCCTGCGGATCAAGGTCTCGGCCTCGCGTCCCCTTGTCAAGGCAGTGCAGCAGGACGCGCATCTGGAACGGGTGGAACCAAAAGAAAAGGCCCCGGTTATCCTGTCCGCCGAAGACACCAATCTGGAGCTGAACGATGTGTTGAATCCCTCTGGCGTACTCCGCCTCAACGGGACCAATCTCCTCTTTGACCGGAAAGATGCGGACTGCGGCTGTCTCATCGAAGGAACCCGCAGCGGCGAGGCCCGGCAGAACCAGTTCGCCTCCATCTCCAACA contains:
- a CDS encoding efflux RND transporter permease subunit; translated protein: MKKLLAAFANNTVFANIVLLMIMVGGAMALSSMRRENFPEFSVDKILIQVAYPGADPEEVEEGIVLKIEEALEGIEGIKQITTTSAENIGTALVDVLEGSDMSEVLDDVKSNVDAISTFPLDAEKPVVTEVTMRNPVVLLALSGEMSEKQLKAEAERLKDEIRSLDGISQVDTFGTRDYEISIEVSEEQLRRYGLTFSQVSEAVRRSSINLHGGTLRTEEEEIRLRTVGRKYTGEELAEIVVLANDSGRLLRLGQLATIRDGFTEDPIISEVNGEPAAFVMVFKTEEEDSIHIADTVQQYVDEKQAQLPAGVHLEKFYDNTTALRARINLLTRNGMVGLILVFCLLWLFLDLRLAFWSGMGIPISLSGAMFILWYMGETMNMISLFGVIMVLGIVVDDAIVVGEAIYVHRRKGQGPLRAAVEGVAEVAMPVLAAITTTVVAFIPLAFVGGVMGKFIEILPTVVIASLLVSLWESLFLLPAHLSHLPDLNRPVQKWNPLHLLQRTVQAALDLFIQRIYLPFLSWALTWRYIFFAISIATLLLAVGLVKGGLVKFQVFPKTDSFVATANLSFPEGTPVDVTHQALQKIEQAFLQVSGRTKTVSGKPLVEQRMVLIGQSLSSQQRGQKGSHLGSVQFIMLPAEERGVHSNDLLIAWEEEIGSLPGAKSLTFEGESHGPGGAELEFWIQGNRMEDIIAASEQLQDKLRRYSGVIQIRSDNSPGKNEFRLTLKPEARALGLTVEDLARQVNAGFYGREAFRVQRGEDDIRVKVRYTQDERSRVTDFQQMRIRTSAGQEVPLLSVADMAFGPGFSTITRTDGMRRVAVTADVDSKRANAQEVFADLAVFSRQLEEQFPGLHVSSQGEKKNMRESFAPLKVTVPLAILGIFVIVATIFRSYIQPLVILVSIPFGIIGAILSHLALGYDLSMMSMFGMVALTGVVVNDAIVLIERINENLAEGMSFFNAVTKGGARRFRAILLTSVSTVGGLAPLILETDMQAQFLIPMALSLAGGVVGSTVLTLVLIPSLLAIVNDGRRVIGRLQTGIWLEREAVEPAAARRVNQMDRD
- a CDS encoding efflux RND transporter periplasmic adaptor subunit; the protein is MKMKKIALFFVRIVLCLLILAGGFIGMKKLKGMKKAPQKVERKEPALPVRVVQVQAKTVPIVVSGYGEVVSRTEVTLPAEVGGRVLFAHKDLQVGAIIQKDEILYKINEQDFRLDLESAQARLKSLVRDLELARKEYARVSNLYSKKKVGTQSTVEKGEQAVNAINNQIIQIKKTIDQAKLQLSRCVIRAPFTGRITELFVDQGEYVTVGKNLLTLTDDSDLEVQVPLDSRDAVQWLRFQAKNDGQSWFGLPEKTDCTVIWTERESVCAHGLLDRVVRFDAQTRSLTVAIRLQPEKGSAFPLVQGMFCRVDIEGHALERAFALPRAAVSFEQTVYVVEDGRLHTRKVEVARTEQGTTYVTDGLEEGEQVIVTRLENPLENSLVNILEPPESVQPVLQSVQKEAGEE